A portion of the Eubacterium maltosivorans genome contains these proteins:
- the malQ gene encoding 4-alpha-glucanotransferase, translated as MSFKRSSGILMHISSLPGKYGIGTFGKEACSFINLLKKMGFTYWQTLPLCPVDECHSPYKSPSAFAGNPFFIDLEILAEEGLLTQDELRASEYSHPYSAAYEWLDETRPSLFRKAFSRINDQIKSDIKAFEDKERHWLPDYALYMTLKKQFGGKDWYLWEDIGLRDHHTEALREARETYAEEILFHEFLQYEFTKQWNAVKCCANDNGIQIIGDMPIYVSLESSDVWAHRDLFDLDPEGRPNHIAGVPPDYFCCDGQLWGNPLYNWTAMKTSAYKWWIDRIGRSLEIYDAVRIDHFRGFSAYWAVAGTAKTARNGKWLEGPGMDFFNAVFNAFDFKEPRIIAEDLGVMDEGVFNLLQETGFPGMRVLQFGFIEDGNNQHLPHNYVENSIAYTGTHDNNTLLGFLWELPPYKRDYALKYINYPCGGNEWQEGGPESPSCHHFIRCLWQSCASLAVLPIQDLCGFGGDTKMNCPGCADGNWSFRITHDALDTIDISWIRSMNEIYKRIP; from the coding sequence ATGAGCTTTAAACGATCAAGCGGTATCTTAATGCACATTTCATCACTTCCTGGTAAATACGGTATCGGAACCTTTGGCAAAGAGGCCTGCTCTTTCATCAATCTTTTAAAAAAAATGGGCTTTACCTACTGGCAAACCCTGCCGTTGTGCCCGGTAGACGAGTGCCATTCGCCATATAAAAGCCCTTCCGCCTTTGCGGGTAATCCCTTTTTTATCGACCTCGAAATACTGGCCGAAGAAGGCCTCCTGACTCAGGACGAACTGAGGGCCAGTGAGTACAGCCACCCCTACAGCGCCGCCTATGAATGGCTGGATGAAACCCGCCCCAGTCTTTTTCGAAAAGCTTTCAGCCGCATCAATGACCAGATAAAATCTGACATTAAAGCATTTGAGGATAAGGAACGACACTGGCTTCCAGATTACGCTCTTTACATGACACTGAAAAAACAATTTGGCGGGAAAGACTGGTACCTTTGGGAAGACATCGGTCTCCGAGACCACCACACCGAGGCCCTGAGGGAAGCCCGGGAGACCTACGCTGAAGAGATTCTGTTTCATGAGTTTCTTCAGTACGAGTTCACTAAGCAGTGGAATGCTGTAAAGTGCTGCGCCAACGACAACGGTATCCAGATTATCGGGGATATGCCCATTTATGTCTCCCTGGAAAGCTCCGATGTCTGGGCGCACCGGGATCTCTTTGATCTCGATCCAGAGGGCCGGCCAAACCATATCGCCGGGGTGCCGCCGGATTATTTCTGCTGCGACGGACAGCTGTGGGGCAATCCCCTGTACAACTGGACTGCCATGAAAACTTCGGCCTATAAATGGTGGATCGACCGTATTGGCCGCTCCCTTGAGATCTATGATGCGGTCAGAATCGACCACTTCAGAGGGTTTTCCGCCTATTGGGCCGTTGCCGGCACTGCTAAAACCGCGCGAAACGGTAAATGGCTGGAGGGTCCGGGCATGGACTTCTTCAACGCGGTTTTCAACGCTTTCGATTTTAAGGAGCCACGCATTATCGCCGAAGACCTGGGCGTAATGGATGAGGGCGTTTTTAATCTTCTTCAGGAAACCGGCTTCCCCGGTATGCGTGTACTGCAGTTTGGCTTTATCGAGGACGGCAACAACCAGCATCTGCCGCATAATTATGTGGAAAACAGCATTGCCTACACAGGAACCCATGACAACAACACACTGCTTGGCTTTTTGTGGGAACTCCCCCCTTACAAACGTGACTATGCTTTAAAATATATCAATTATCCCTGCGGCGGTAACGAATGGCAGGAAGGGGGCCCCGAAAGCCCATCCTGCCACCATTTCATCCGCTGCCTGTGGCAAAGCTGCGCCAGCCTTGCCGTTCTGCCCATTCAGGACCTCTGCGGTTTTGGCGGCGACACAAAAATGAACTGCCCTGGCTGTGCCGACGGCAACTGGAGCTTCCGGATTACCCACGACGCTCTGGATACCATTGATATCTCCTGGATACGCTCTATGAATGAAATTTACAAACGCATTCCCTGA
- the fsa gene encoding fructose-6-phosphate aldolase, which produces MKFFLDTANVEDIKNANDMGVICGVTTNPSLIAKEGRDFNEVIAEIASIVDGPISGEVKATTTDAEGMITEGREIAKIHKNMVVKIPMTAEGLKATKVLSAEGIKVNVTLIFTAAQALLAARAGAAYVSPFLGRLDDISTPGVELIETIAEIFEVQGIETEIISASVRNPIHVIDCARAGADIATVPFGVIMQMTKHPLTDQGIEKFQADYKAVFGE; this is translated from the coding sequence ATGAAATTTTTCCTGGATACTGCTAATGTAGAAGATATTAAAAATGCAAATGACATGGGTGTTATCTGCGGTGTTACAACCAATCCTTCCTTAATTGCAAAAGAAGGCCGTGATTTTAATGAAGTAATCGCAGAGATTGCTTCGATTGTTGACGGACCGATCAGCGGCGAGGTGAAGGCGACTACTACCGACGCTGAGGGAATGATCACAGAGGGCCGGGAAATTGCTAAAATTCATAAAAATATGGTTGTCAAAATTCCAATGACTGCAGAAGGTCTGAAGGCTACCAAGGTATTGTCCGCCGAAGGAATCAAGGTTAATGTCACATTGATTTTTACCGCTGCGCAGGCATTATTGGCCGCGAGAGCCGGCGCGGCTTATGTTTCGCCGTTCCTTGGACGTCTGGACGATATCTCCACACCTGGCGTGGAGCTTATTGAGACCATCGCGGAAATTTTCGAGGTTCAGGGAATTGAGACTGAAATTATCTCTGCCAGCGTCCGTAACCCGATCCACGTGATCGACTGTGCGAGAGCCGGGGCAGATATTGCGACTGTGCCGTTTGGTGTTATTATGCAGATGACCAAACACCCCTTAACCGATCAGGGAATTGAAAAATTCCAGGCAGACTATAAAGCTGTCTTCGGAGAATAG